One Hippoglossus stenolepis isolate QCI-W04-F060 chromosome 9, HSTE1.2, whole genome shotgun sequence genomic region harbors:
- the LOC118115664 gene encoding uncharacterized protein LOC118115664 isoform X1 has product MERLNRHVCHSRGRSSKDKGKQREKEGKEMTLCLNECLRAVELQHHYARFTSMGVCRAVHLSALTMEDYPLLGIRTMEERTRLFHLVQMIKTLDLESLEYEDGYDDFGADGGDEGYGVVDSSFTYDGYGGPVRRRLDFGCETIDHHQKQLSYPKGSVHVRTSHMGNDVPVQCRGSATTLQLELDSGRAVKCGCKENNNHRTDAHSRPSNQHTRRDTIGGIAVQNSDTLLSPKFVSFHKQKPRPAPVASKTFNSKPVGHKERKRISKKENLPTEIHSFTASGSMAKKTPIYESKRTTGYNYGLPLSSPPAPHKKQEGKQRISVCVRKRPLTCAQSRRGEADVVTTSGGECVIVHESKEAVDLTQYILQHRFYFDQVFGEESSNEEVYQGTAYPLVQHMLNGGKATCFAYGQTGAGKTHTMLGSSAGGPGLYTLAVRDIFAHLSTSHMLSPLLVYVSFFEIYCGQLYDLLDHRKRLFAREDGQKVVHIAGLRDVRVDSVSSLLQVISQGTEERTQGMSGVNPLSSRSHALLQIQLRSPNQQIRGRMWFVDLAGSERASDTKDPDKQSRMEGAEINQSLLVLKECIRSLDQEQSHTPFRQSKLTQVLKDSFVGDSMTCMIANISPGNLATEHTLNTLRYADRVKELRGQGGLRGGRRGKTMPSPKHNLSNSSSGSSVGPRGKSPPKKQKLGRRPEAFAPTSPNTRSSTGDTNLCSTPKNSRWKAETSAMGGEGIGLEHVTPIRGWLGPGDTRHRRHEASERIVRRRENEMCGGINGHLGGDHDVRAGLVLVPPTDEQRHKREVQNSLTQRASGKREKENQQSPVKGGRVEEGGWLQQRRQVERSRDMGSEVEKLRERDLQMFDGKDKERHRHLRMYHQQLQQFASSSSSSSANLLSPSVSPLSSSPLPQDSQLSASALTYQDVEDVLDVYRAGVQIRADANRGQWPFPSGEIHLQTEFSPSCNNNHARGESGGVGDHLLVSWEGTEGRLEQGESDKRRSVEPTGEVRLKREVKKPAGTEGRERRWAWLATVETEQEDRVTGTMPTDAGAQVTYSCCSDDRGQRGEEGFHPTNDPAERSTDWEGDSPHQRAPAERPLSPACEQVNTLPTPHKLSDRSLESIHTRCISHIPPLPLQNGPFSNSPSTTQPPSTSITQSRYKTAEPLNKLSESPAYTQVQNHPHIKAKRPFLPQHETDTVSLSYTMDPLSLSMLQVDQQAATSSFLQGEQSNPSLCLFGNERGKNTNRKGGKEQQTCAEMTEKLVEAEDVDIHLSFLELPLAKARCSTSSDTMTAINHTDRTKDTRGTGRTKPPLPEVMLLQDRENNQKLQTMPVLSPKAPASPLKPSTCASMQTPVVQSISPSVRHSEDIHSSSSHTLIPNVATQMPTERAHKMRSKPDSSTSTPQSEGVLYQCHIVHSNPSGDLNNAIQPSQESTSNQLSTPTIHPSTLKDLNHALCRVVQAHWEQLEEMEALCHKEGTLLFQQPDMAFGEYVNKLEEIMEKKALCVHSMRAQLQPYLMLRQSNQTHNL; this is encoded by the exons ATGGAGAGACTAAACCGACATGTGTGCCACTCCCGGGGTAGGTCGAGTAAagacaaaggaaaacagagagaaaaggaagggaaagaaaTGACACTTTGCCTGAATGAGTGTCTGAGAGCGGTTGAGCTGCAGCACCACTATGCCAG gTTTACCTCCATGGGTGTTTGCCGTGCAGTCCACCTTTCAGCACTGACCATGGAGGACTATCCCCTCTTGGGAATCCGCACTATGGAGGAAAGGACTCGACTCTTCCATCTGGTCCAAATGATCAAAACTCTCGATCTGGAGAGTCTTGAATATGAAGATGGTTATGATGATTTTGGTGCTGATGGTGGGGATGAAGGCTATGGTGTAGTGGACAGTAGTTTTACTTATGATGGATATGGAGGTCCCGTTCGCAGACGGCTTGATTTTGGTTGTGAAACCATTGATCATCATCAGAAGCAACTTTCTTATCCCAAAGGCTCTGTTCATGTCCGCACCAGTCATATGGGAAATGATGTACCAGTCCAGTGCAGAGGGTCAGCCACAACTCTGCAGCTTGAACTCGACAGTGGGAGAGCTGTGAAATGTGGCTGCAAAGAGAACAACAACCACAGGACAGATGCACATAGTCGTCCATCAAATCAACACACAAGGAGAGACACCATCGGAGGAATTGCAGTGCAGAACTCTGACACCCTATTATCACCAAAGTTTGTCTCCTTCCACAAACAGAAACCCAGGCCTGCACCAGTGGCATCAAAGACGTTTAACAGCAAACCAGTTGGgcacaaagagaggaaaagaatcTCTAAGAAGGAAAATCTTCCCACAGAAATACACAGTTTCACGGCTTCAGGATCCATGGCTAAGAAAACACCCATTTATGAATCAAAGAGAACCACTGGTTACAACTACGGACTACCTCTGAGTTCCCCTCCTGCTCCACACAAAAA gcAAGAAGGGAAGCAGCGGATTAGCGTGTGCGTGAGGAAGAGACCTCTGACATGTgcacagagcaggagaggagaagcagacGTTGTCACAACTTCAGGTGGAGAGTGTGTTATTGTTCATGAAAGCAAAGAAGCGGTGGATCTCACACAATACATACTACAG CACAGGTTCTACTTCGACCAGGTTTTTGGAGAGGAGAGCTCCAACGAGGAGGTGTATCAAGGAACAGCATATCCTCTGGTGCAGCACATGCTCAATGG AGGCAAGGCCACTTGTTTTGCATATGGCCAGACAGGTGCAGGGAAGACTCACACCATGTTGGGTTCATCCGCCGGGGGACCAGGGTTGTACACACTTGCAGTCCGGGACATTTTTGCACACCTGTCCACCTCACACATGCTCTCTCCCCTGCTGGTGTATGTCAGTTTCTTTGAGATTTACTGTGGTCAGCTGTATGACCTGTTGGACCACAGGAAAAG GTTATTCGCCAGGGAGGATGGACAGAAGGTGGTTCACATTGCAGGGTTGCGTGACGTCAGGGTGGACTCGGTCAGCTCCCTGCTGCAG GTGATTTCACAGGGTACAGAGGAGCGCACGCAGGGGATGAGCGGAGTAAATCCACTTTCTTCTCGATCCCATGCTTTGCTTCAGATTCAGCTCAGAAGTCCAAACCAGCAGATAAGAGGCAG gATGTGGTTTGTGGACCTGGCCGGAAGTGAGAGGGCATCGGATACCAAAGACCCAGACAAGCAGAGCCGTATGGAAGGAGCTGAGATCAACCAGAGTCTGTTGGTT cttAAAGAATGTATCCGGTCCCTTGATCAAGAGCAATCACACACACCGTTCAGACAAAGCAAACTTACTCAG GTTTTGAAAGACTCATTTGTTGGTGATTCAATGACGTGCATGATTGCCAACATTTCACCTGGTAACTTAGCGACCGAACACACACTTAATACACTGAGATATGCTGATCG GGTGAAGGAGTTGAGGGGACAAGGAGGActaagaggaggaagaaggggcaAGACGATGCCCTCCCCTAAACATAACCtgtccaacagcagcagtggcagcagtgttGGCCCACGAGGGAAAAGTCCCCCTAAAAAGCAGAAGTTAGGGAGACGACCAGAGGCTTTTGCTCCCACTTCACCAAACACCAGGTCGTCCACAGGGGACACAAATCTCTGCTCCACACCCAAGAACAGCAGATGGAAGGCTGAAACAAGTGCAATGGGCGGAGAAGGGATCGGTCTTGAACATGTTACACCGATTAGAGGCTGGCTGGGACCGGGCGATACGAGGCATAGGAGGCATGAAGCAAGTGAAAGAATTGTTaggagaagagaaaatgaaatgtgcgGAGGAATTAACGGACACTTGGGAGGCGACCATGATGTCCGGGCAGGGCTGGTGTTGGTACCGCCAACAGATGAGCAGCGTCACAAGAGGGAGGTGCAAAACTCTTTAACTCAAAGGGCAtctggaaaaagagaaaaagagaaccAGCAGAGCCCTGTGAAAGGGGGAAGAGTGGAGGAAGGAGGATGGTTACAACAGCGAAGGCAAGTTGAGCGCAGTAGAGACATGGGTAGTGAAGTAGAAAAGCTAAGGGAAAGAGATTTACAGATGTTTGATGGAAAGGATAAGGAGAGGCATCGACATCTGAGAATGTATCACCAGCAGCTACAGCAGTTTGcgtcctcatcttcttcctcgtcTGCCAATCTCCTCTCACCGTCTGTCTCTCCAttatcctcttctcctcttccacagGATTCCCAACTGTCAGCTTCTGCCCTCACATATCAAGATGTGGAAGATGTCTTAGATgtgtaccgagctggagttcAGATTAGAGCTGATGCTAACAGAGGACAGTGGCCTTTTCCCAGTGGTGAGATTCACTTGCAAACTGAATTCTCTCCAAGCTGCAATAACAATCACGCCCGTGGTGAATCTGGTGGTGTTGGCGATCACTTGCTGGTATCATGGGAAGGAACAGAGGGAAGACTTGAACAAGGTGAAAGTGATAAAAGGAGGTCAGTGGAGCCAACAGGTGAAGTAAGGTTAAAGAGAGAAGTTAAGAAGCCAGCTGGGACAGAAGGGCGAGAGAGGAGGTGGGCCTGGTTGGCAACAGTGGAGACAGAGCAAGAAGATAGGGTCACAGGTACGATGCCGACTGATGCAGGGGCACAAGTGACTTACAGCTGTTGTTCTGATGACAGAGGACAAAGGGGTGAGGAGGGATTCCATCCCACAAATGACCCAGCTGAGCGGAGCACTGATTGGGAAGGAGACAGCCCTCATCAGCGAGCTCCAGCAGAACGACCCCTCTCCCCAGCCTGTGAACAGGTCAACACACTCCCGACCCCACACAAACTAAGTGATCGCTCTCTTGAATCAATACACACCAGATGCATCTCCCACATCCCGCCTCTACCTCTGCAAAATGGCCCTTTTTCAAACTCTCCTTCAACCACTCAACCGCCCTCTACCTCTATCACTCAGAGTAGATATAAAACAGCGGAGCCCCTTAACAAACTGTCTGAAAGTCCAGCTTACACTCAGGTGCAAAACCACCCACACATCAAAGCTAAAAGGCCGTTTTTACCCCAGCATGAGACTGACACAGTTTCTCTCAGCTACACAATGGACCCCCTCAGCCTCTCGATGCTTCAGGTGGACCAACAGGCCGCGACATCCTCCTTCCTACAAGGAGAACAGAGCAACCCCTCACTCTGTCTGTTCGGGAAtgaaagggggaaaaacacCAACAGGAAAGGGGGAAAAGAGCAACAGACATGTGCAGAGATGACAGAGAAGCTTGTAGAGGCTGAGGATGTAGAtattcatctttcttttttggaGCTGCCGCTAGCAAAGGCCCGCTGCTCCACCAGCTCTGACACCATGACAGCTATCAATCACACGGATCGGACAAAAGACACTCGTGGAACAG GTAGGACAAAACCTCCACTGCCTGAAGTTATGCTGCTCCAGGACCGAGAGAACAATCAGAAACTCCAAACCATGCCAGTCCTTAGCCCCAAAGCCCCTGCATCCCCACTTAAACCCTCTACATGTGCTTCGATGCAAACTCCGGTTGTGCAGTCCATCTCACCCTCTGTCCGGCACTCTGAGGACATTCATTCATCCAGCTCGCACACTCTAATCCCAAATGTTGCCACACAAATGCCAACAGAGCGTGCACACAAAATGCGCAGCAAACCTGACTCCTCCACCTCAACACCACAGTCAGAAGGTGTCTTGTACCAGTGTCACATAGTACATTCAAACCCCTCCGGCGATTTAAACAATGCAATCCAACCAAGTCAAGAAAGTACGAGCAATCAGCTAAGTACACCCACAATCCATCCGTCTACCCTGAAAGACTTGAATCATGCGCT GTGTCGTGTTGTCCAGGCCCACTGGGAGCAGCTTGAAGAGATGGAGGCTTTATGCCATAAAGAGGGGACACTTCTGTTCCAACAACCTGATATG GCATTCGGGGAATACGTCAACAAGCTAGAAGAGATAATGGAGAAAAAGGCTCTGTGTGTTCATAGCATGAGAGCCCAGCTGCAGCCATATCTGATGCTCCGTCAGTCTAACCAAACACACAATCTATGA
- the LOC118115664 gene encoding uncharacterized protein LOC118115664 isoform X2, with protein MTLCLNECLRAVELQHHYARFTSMGVCRAVHLSALTMEDYPLLGIRTMEERTRLFHLVQMIKTLDLESLEYEDGYDDFGADGGDEGYGVVDSSFTYDGYGGPVRRRLDFGCETIDHHQKQLSYPKGSVHVRTSHMGNDVPVQCRGSATTLQLELDSGRAVKCGCKENNNHRTDAHSRPSNQHTRRDTIGGIAVQNSDTLLSPKFVSFHKQKPRPAPVASKTFNSKPVGHKERKRISKKENLPTEIHSFTASGSMAKKTPIYESKRTTGYNYGLPLSSPPAPHKKQEGKQRISVCVRKRPLTCAQSRRGEADVVTTSGGECVIVHESKEAVDLTQYILQHRFYFDQVFGEESSNEEVYQGTAYPLVQHMLNGGKATCFAYGQTGAGKTHTMLGSSAGGPGLYTLAVRDIFAHLSTSHMLSPLLVYVSFFEIYCGQLYDLLDHRKRLFAREDGQKVVHIAGLRDVRVDSVSSLLQVISQGTEERTQGMSGVNPLSSRSHALLQIQLRSPNQQIRGRMWFVDLAGSERASDTKDPDKQSRMEGAEINQSLLVLKECIRSLDQEQSHTPFRQSKLTQVLKDSFVGDSMTCMIANISPGNLATEHTLNTLRYADRVKELRGQGGLRGGRRGKTMPSPKHNLSNSSSGSSVGPRGKSPPKKQKLGRRPEAFAPTSPNTRSSTGDTNLCSTPKNSRWKAETSAMGGEGIGLEHVTPIRGWLGPGDTRHRRHEASERIVRRRENEMCGGINGHLGGDHDVRAGLVLVPPTDEQRHKREVQNSLTQRASGKREKENQQSPVKGGRVEEGGWLQQRRQVERSRDMGSEVEKLRERDLQMFDGKDKERHRHLRMYHQQLQQFASSSSSSSANLLSPSVSPLSSSPLPQDSQLSASALTYQDVEDVLDVYRAGVQIRADANRGQWPFPSGEIHLQTEFSPSCNNNHARGESGGVGDHLLVSWEGTEGRLEQGESDKRRSVEPTGEVRLKREVKKPAGTEGRERRWAWLATVETEQEDRVTGTMPTDAGAQVTYSCCSDDRGQRGEEGFHPTNDPAERSTDWEGDSPHQRAPAERPLSPACEQVNTLPTPHKLSDRSLESIHTRCISHIPPLPLQNGPFSNSPSTTQPPSTSITQSRYKTAEPLNKLSESPAYTQVQNHPHIKAKRPFLPQHETDTVSLSYTMDPLSLSMLQVDQQAATSSFLQGEQSNPSLCLFGNERGKNTNRKGGKEQQTCAEMTEKLVEAEDVDIHLSFLELPLAKARCSTSSDTMTAINHTDRTKDTRGTGRTKPPLPEVMLLQDRENNQKLQTMPVLSPKAPASPLKPSTCASMQTPVVQSISPSVRHSEDIHSSSSHTLIPNVATQMPTERAHKMRSKPDSSTSTPQSEGVLYQCHIVHSNPSGDLNNAIQPSQESTSNQLSTPTIHPSTLKDLNHALCRVVQAHWEQLEEMEALCHKEGTLLFQQPDMAFGEYVNKLEEIMEKKALCVHSMRAQLQPYLMLRQSNQTHNL; from the exons aTGACACTTTGCCTGAATGAGTGTCTGAGAGCGGTTGAGCTGCAGCACCACTATGCCAG gTTTACCTCCATGGGTGTTTGCCGTGCAGTCCACCTTTCAGCACTGACCATGGAGGACTATCCCCTCTTGGGAATCCGCACTATGGAGGAAAGGACTCGACTCTTCCATCTGGTCCAAATGATCAAAACTCTCGATCTGGAGAGTCTTGAATATGAAGATGGTTATGATGATTTTGGTGCTGATGGTGGGGATGAAGGCTATGGTGTAGTGGACAGTAGTTTTACTTATGATGGATATGGAGGTCCCGTTCGCAGACGGCTTGATTTTGGTTGTGAAACCATTGATCATCATCAGAAGCAACTTTCTTATCCCAAAGGCTCTGTTCATGTCCGCACCAGTCATATGGGAAATGATGTACCAGTCCAGTGCAGAGGGTCAGCCACAACTCTGCAGCTTGAACTCGACAGTGGGAGAGCTGTGAAATGTGGCTGCAAAGAGAACAACAACCACAGGACAGATGCACATAGTCGTCCATCAAATCAACACACAAGGAGAGACACCATCGGAGGAATTGCAGTGCAGAACTCTGACACCCTATTATCACCAAAGTTTGTCTCCTTCCACAAACAGAAACCCAGGCCTGCACCAGTGGCATCAAAGACGTTTAACAGCAAACCAGTTGGgcacaaagagaggaaaagaatcTCTAAGAAGGAAAATCTTCCCACAGAAATACACAGTTTCACGGCTTCAGGATCCATGGCTAAGAAAACACCCATTTATGAATCAAAGAGAACCACTGGTTACAACTACGGACTACCTCTGAGTTCCCCTCCTGCTCCACACAAAAA gcAAGAAGGGAAGCAGCGGATTAGCGTGTGCGTGAGGAAGAGACCTCTGACATGTgcacagagcaggagaggagaagcagacGTTGTCACAACTTCAGGTGGAGAGTGTGTTATTGTTCATGAAAGCAAAGAAGCGGTGGATCTCACACAATACATACTACAG CACAGGTTCTACTTCGACCAGGTTTTTGGAGAGGAGAGCTCCAACGAGGAGGTGTATCAAGGAACAGCATATCCTCTGGTGCAGCACATGCTCAATGG AGGCAAGGCCACTTGTTTTGCATATGGCCAGACAGGTGCAGGGAAGACTCACACCATGTTGGGTTCATCCGCCGGGGGACCAGGGTTGTACACACTTGCAGTCCGGGACATTTTTGCACACCTGTCCACCTCACACATGCTCTCTCCCCTGCTGGTGTATGTCAGTTTCTTTGAGATTTACTGTGGTCAGCTGTATGACCTGTTGGACCACAGGAAAAG GTTATTCGCCAGGGAGGATGGACAGAAGGTGGTTCACATTGCAGGGTTGCGTGACGTCAGGGTGGACTCGGTCAGCTCCCTGCTGCAG GTGATTTCACAGGGTACAGAGGAGCGCACGCAGGGGATGAGCGGAGTAAATCCACTTTCTTCTCGATCCCATGCTTTGCTTCAGATTCAGCTCAGAAGTCCAAACCAGCAGATAAGAGGCAG gATGTGGTTTGTGGACCTGGCCGGAAGTGAGAGGGCATCGGATACCAAAGACCCAGACAAGCAGAGCCGTATGGAAGGAGCTGAGATCAACCAGAGTCTGTTGGTT cttAAAGAATGTATCCGGTCCCTTGATCAAGAGCAATCACACACACCGTTCAGACAAAGCAAACTTACTCAG GTTTTGAAAGACTCATTTGTTGGTGATTCAATGACGTGCATGATTGCCAACATTTCACCTGGTAACTTAGCGACCGAACACACACTTAATACACTGAGATATGCTGATCG GGTGAAGGAGTTGAGGGGACAAGGAGGActaagaggaggaagaaggggcaAGACGATGCCCTCCCCTAAACATAACCtgtccaacagcagcagtggcagcagtgttGGCCCACGAGGGAAAAGTCCCCCTAAAAAGCAGAAGTTAGGGAGACGACCAGAGGCTTTTGCTCCCACTTCACCAAACACCAGGTCGTCCACAGGGGACACAAATCTCTGCTCCACACCCAAGAACAGCAGATGGAAGGCTGAAACAAGTGCAATGGGCGGAGAAGGGATCGGTCTTGAACATGTTACACCGATTAGAGGCTGGCTGGGACCGGGCGATACGAGGCATAGGAGGCATGAAGCAAGTGAAAGAATTGTTaggagaagagaaaatgaaatgtgcgGAGGAATTAACGGACACTTGGGAGGCGACCATGATGTCCGGGCAGGGCTGGTGTTGGTACCGCCAACAGATGAGCAGCGTCACAAGAGGGAGGTGCAAAACTCTTTAACTCAAAGGGCAtctggaaaaagagaaaaagagaaccAGCAGAGCCCTGTGAAAGGGGGAAGAGTGGAGGAAGGAGGATGGTTACAACAGCGAAGGCAAGTTGAGCGCAGTAGAGACATGGGTAGTGAAGTAGAAAAGCTAAGGGAAAGAGATTTACAGATGTTTGATGGAAAGGATAAGGAGAGGCATCGACATCTGAGAATGTATCACCAGCAGCTACAGCAGTTTGcgtcctcatcttcttcctcgtcTGCCAATCTCCTCTCACCGTCTGTCTCTCCAttatcctcttctcctcttccacagGATTCCCAACTGTCAGCTTCTGCCCTCACATATCAAGATGTGGAAGATGTCTTAGATgtgtaccgagctggagttcAGATTAGAGCTGATGCTAACAGAGGACAGTGGCCTTTTCCCAGTGGTGAGATTCACTTGCAAACTGAATTCTCTCCAAGCTGCAATAACAATCACGCCCGTGGTGAATCTGGTGGTGTTGGCGATCACTTGCTGGTATCATGGGAAGGAACAGAGGGAAGACTTGAACAAGGTGAAAGTGATAAAAGGAGGTCAGTGGAGCCAACAGGTGAAGTAAGGTTAAAGAGAGAAGTTAAGAAGCCAGCTGGGACAGAAGGGCGAGAGAGGAGGTGGGCCTGGTTGGCAACAGTGGAGACAGAGCAAGAAGATAGGGTCACAGGTACGATGCCGACTGATGCAGGGGCACAAGTGACTTACAGCTGTTGTTCTGATGACAGAGGACAAAGGGGTGAGGAGGGATTCCATCCCACAAATGACCCAGCTGAGCGGAGCACTGATTGGGAAGGAGACAGCCCTCATCAGCGAGCTCCAGCAGAACGACCCCTCTCCCCAGCCTGTGAACAGGTCAACACACTCCCGACCCCACACAAACTAAGTGATCGCTCTCTTGAATCAATACACACCAGATGCATCTCCCACATCCCGCCTCTACCTCTGCAAAATGGCCCTTTTTCAAACTCTCCTTCAACCACTCAACCGCCCTCTACCTCTATCACTCAGAGTAGATATAAAACAGCGGAGCCCCTTAACAAACTGTCTGAAAGTCCAGCTTACACTCAGGTGCAAAACCACCCACACATCAAAGCTAAAAGGCCGTTTTTACCCCAGCATGAGACTGACACAGTTTCTCTCAGCTACACAATGGACCCCCTCAGCCTCTCGATGCTTCAGGTGGACCAACAGGCCGCGACATCCTCCTTCCTACAAGGAGAACAGAGCAACCCCTCACTCTGTCTGTTCGGGAAtgaaagggggaaaaacacCAACAGGAAAGGGGGAAAAGAGCAACAGACATGTGCAGAGATGACAGAGAAGCTTGTAGAGGCTGAGGATGTAGAtattcatctttcttttttggaGCTGCCGCTAGCAAAGGCCCGCTGCTCCACCAGCTCTGACACCATGACAGCTATCAATCACACGGATCGGACAAAAGACACTCGTGGAACAG GTAGGACAAAACCTCCACTGCCTGAAGTTATGCTGCTCCAGGACCGAGAGAACAATCAGAAACTCCAAACCATGCCAGTCCTTAGCCCCAAAGCCCCTGCATCCCCACTTAAACCCTCTACATGTGCTTCGATGCAAACTCCGGTTGTGCAGTCCATCTCACCCTCTGTCCGGCACTCTGAGGACATTCATTCATCCAGCTCGCACACTCTAATCCCAAATGTTGCCACACAAATGCCAACAGAGCGTGCACACAAAATGCGCAGCAAACCTGACTCCTCCACCTCAACACCACAGTCAGAAGGTGTCTTGTACCAGTGTCACATAGTACATTCAAACCCCTCCGGCGATTTAAACAATGCAATCCAACCAAGTCAAGAAAGTACGAGCAATCAGCTAAGTACACCCACAATCCATCCGTCTACCCTGAAAGACTTGAATCATGCGCT GTGTCGTGTTGTCCAGGCCCACTGGGAGCAGCTTGAAGAGATGGAGGCTTTATGCCATAAAGAGGGGACACTTCTGTTCCAACAACCTGATATG GCATTCGGGGAATACGTCAACAAGCTAGAAGAGATAATGGAGAAAAAGGCTCTGTGTGTTCATAGCATGAGAGCCCAGCTGCAGCCATATCTGATGCTCCGTCAGTCTAACCAAACACACAATCTATGA